The genomic interval AAGGCGTAAAAGTAGAAGATCATCTTATAGTAGTAGTGATAGTGAGAGTGAGAGTGAATCTGATGAGGAAGAAGGCGATAGAAGGAGAAGGAAATCAAGAAGTAAGAGGAGTAGGAAACGTAAGAGCAGTAGGAGAAGTAGTAAGAGAAAAAGATCCCGGAGAAAGAGTAGGCGTAGTAGTAATTCGGATGAGAGTGAGAGCGATGATTCTGGTTCTGAAGCGAGTAGCTTTTCAGATGACCACACGAAGTTGAAGAAGGGAAAGAAGTCGTCTAAGTCCTCGCGTTCTAAGCGgattaagaagaaaagaagctCTGATACAGAGAGTGGAAGTTCCCATCATTCAGAGGAGAATTTGGATTCTGAAATTGATGCCAATAGTAAACCAAAGGTGGAGGAGTTAGAGGAAGAAACAGATATGGAGGCCCTGAAATTCAAGGAATTGATTGAAGCGCAGAAGAAGCCTGCTGCATTAGATAACGAACCTATGGTTGGGCCAGCGCCATTGCCAAGAGCTGAAGGGCATATCAGCTATGGTGGTGCACTTAGACCTGGTGAAGGTGATGCCATTGCTCAATATGTTCAGCAAGGGAAGCGTATTCCTCGTAGAGGAGAAGTGGGTCTTTCTGCTGAGGAAATTTCGAAGTTTGAGGATCTTGGGTATGTGATGAGTGGAAGCAGGCATCAAAGAATGAATGCCATTCGTATAAGAAAGGAAAATCAAGTTTATAGTGCTGAGGATAAACGAGCCCTGGCTATGTTTAACTATGAGGAGAAGGCAAAGCGTGAACACAAAGTCATGGCTGATTTGCAGCGGTTAGTTCAGCGCCACATTGGGCAAGACGTTGGTCCTACCCACGATCCTTTTGGTTTGAAGCCATCTGAAGCTTCGGACGATTGACCTCATCATGTTATTGTTATCTAAACTGGTATTTTGTTCGACCTCTCTTTTTATTTGAATGTATTTTAGGTGATATTGAACGTTGCAACTACTTTTGTAAAATTCTTAGCTTGAAATATTTTGTGCATCAGCTATAAAATTATGACAAACTTGGTGTTTCGATTATAATGTTGCGATAACTTATCTAACTGTGCTAAGGAATGAGTTTGTAGCTGGTGGTGAATTTGTATGAAATTATGATAACTAAACTGAGAAAATTTTGTTCCTCAAGCCTTACAGCCCAAGATTAATTTGTAGGAAAGTTGTTGTGTTTTTCAGGCCTGTTTTGTCATTTAACCTTGCTGAGTAAGAATTTGTACTTGATCTGTAAGATTTACAAATTTGGTTACACTTATTACACCCTGTACTTGtctgttaaatattttttctttgttgaaaAATTTAAGCTAGTAAAGAGTTATGACCTTATTGAAAGATGTGGAAAATTATATTTCCCTTAGATGGTGGGTGGGATcctttcaaaagaaaaatagagaTTCATGCTTAGATTAGAAAAATgtatttatttaggctcatttagagaaatgctaaaggtcACTCGTTTTACTTTATAATGATTATAGAAAACCACTAACCACTTATAAGGCGCCACCTCATTGGTGTTGAACATTATAATACCTAAGAGATGctctaatagcaatgctcttttaTTTTGGTTAGTAGTAGTAGTTTCATTTCGCACCCAAAAGAGGGTCAGGACTCAGGGGTGTGGATTGCTCCCACAAGATCTTACGTTTGAGTCATTCACAGTTCCCTTAGGTGAATTGTTTATTTGACTTTTAACTAAGCTTATAGGTCATAATCGTGCTCTAATAATAATGCCATCTTTCTGAAGCAGGCTATGTAAGATTTTCTGTCCTTAATTTGGTGTTTTTGGTTTAAGATATCTGATGGTAGGTAGGGACACCGACAATTAAAAGAAGCGGGACTGATTTTCAGACCATAGTTTTTGCTTTCAATTCCTGAAAATCACGAGCGATGATGCAGTTAGTTGGTGCCCTCCTCCCTCCAAAGGATTACATTTTTATCAACTGTGATGCCAAGTTGCGATAACTTGGGGGAAAGTGGGGTAGTTTAGCTTCAAAAACTGGTTCCTTTCTTTGGAGGCTCTTGCTCTTGCGATCAGGGAAAAAGGTTATTTTCAAACTACAGCAATGAGTCGAATGACATCTCAAAGGTCAAATGCACTAATTCTAGAACTCTTGTTTGAGAATTGGTTTCAAATGATATTAAGATAGATAGATCCTTTCTTTTTGTAATTTGTCATAAGATTTTTCATTCCCCTAATAGGGTGGCTCACACTTGAAATGTCTATAGTCAAAAATTGTATTATGAAACACAAAacaatgtttgtttaaacaTGAAAATTGGGGGTGTTAGTTCGGACCTTAGAATAGCAGGTTGGTTTTGTCTCACTCATAAAGGACTCCTATAATTGGATTAGATGGAATTAATGAATTCATTCATTGGCTTAAGAAGAATTATTATTTCTCTTAtgaatttctttcttattaATCTCAGTCTCATGCATATCAAGTTGGTATGGATTGTGAATCAATTCTTCTCTTGTGATGACTAGCAAAGTTTCAGAagtcttttcttttctatcctaGTTAGTGAAAATGTGACACTTCTTTTAAAAGAAAGAACTACCTACTTGACAACCAAAATTCCCCATTTAACAATTACACCATGTTTGATACATAAAGGAAATAGGGGAGAGTAAGAAAATATAGGTAAGAATTaaaaagattaaaataaatgtttatttgctAAATTGATTTATTGTAAGATTATACATACATTGTCTTAAAAAAATCAATCTacctatatctatatataaactaGAGTCTTTTCAAGGTGGTTATTATTATATTAgtgattgattaatttattcttgctattagttgtaattttttattttatcaaaatattaaaaatttgtaaATTATTCTATAAAAAAATGTACATATGAGTAGcttcactttttttttgtaagatgtgtaataataattaagacaaaattattttaaattttaataatttttaaatatattttgtaacatgagtatcaaatttactatttttcctTTTAACCTTAtgctattaaataataaaacaagtaaatttttttgaaagggCCCATTGAATAAGGagcttacttttttttttctcaaacaaTCACCGCTCAATAACCCGCTTAAACCAAATCAAAAAATCCGATAAAAACTATAAAATGAAAAATCGGATGAAAATAACTCACCCAATTAGTATATTGGGCAGGTTGAAGATAAAACCAATACACACAATGAACCTAAACTAACTCAATTAaggttttttttattgttattatatgcaatataatttatgtacataattaaaaatatatagaaagtttaaattatatttgtgtGTTAGTAGTTTATTTGAACTTTGAATTTAAACTATATTTGTCTCtttatcaaattaattaaaatataaaattgattttgaaaaaaaaaattgtagttaGTTTAGGTGGATTAACGTGACCAAACCGGCaaacttaggattttttttcttctatattTGCACTTAgatttttaaaacctattttttttattaggttgaataaattatattataaactaATAAAACTAACCGAATAAAATGAGAAAGACCTACCTTTAATTCAAGTAAAACTTCTTTTTTCCTAAAGACAATGTTgcttattatataatttgtcGTTTACTTTTACTGATTCTTTGTTTGCTATTTTCAAAGAAATAGTGCATATATATGTGTCAGGTGTCGTAATTAAATATAATGGTTACAGTAATGAGATAACTATTACGATCATATTTGACTTATTTTGTAATggacattataattatttttcatttggttttatataaaaataaaattgaataattaatataatgacCAAAAtgtccttattttttttttgttgtcaaTTACATTTGATAAAGAAGTAAGAGAGAAAGggtaaacatttttttttgtaatatattagTAATTGTAATCCTCATTCATGAGTCATACCCATATAATATTTCATGAGTGATTTAATACTCattacaatataaaataattacaaaagttATAACATTCAATTAAACATTGTAATTGTAATTGTAATCtccatataaatgtaattagattggattgatttttaattggattttgaaaTTAACATTTAACAATCGATCTAATTCAATTAGAATTCAACttttaacatttaaaatctAATCCAACCTaattataattgaatatctaatttTTGGTAATTAGATTGATTTTATTAGATTGGATTAAATGTTGCCCTTAGAGAGAAATGTATGATATTAGGTTAGCTTTTATATATGTTAATGTCATACTTGgcatatataatacatatttatgCAGTCACCATTTTTGGCTACAATCACATCATCATgttttcttccaaaaaaaaatacatcatCATGTTCATGTACATACATATTACAAGTCATTACAGCACagatttctttctttctttttattctCTCACAAATTTTGTCGTTTCTTTCCATAATTTCTATACATATGACATAATATTTAgtatatactttatttttttttaccaaaagtAACGTaagtttaagaaaaacacaggtTTTATGGCTATTCACGAAAACATCATGTGTTTGAGTTGGACTAAACCAAACCTAAATATCATCACATTAATTGCTTcaccacactttttttttttttttctatatatatacaaaaaataagttatttttatttcagGGATTAAATCAGAGAGGCAAGTGATTGTAATTGAAGTCTATAGctagtaagttttttttttttttgttcatgcACTAAGCACAAATTTGGTCAATTATGTTTATTGTGATCTTAAATGCTTAAAATTTTGAACATATATtactttgatttgtttttcaattAGGAATAATATCATATTCATGTATTGGTGTTGgtaaatctatatatttattttattcttctaCCATTAATTGGTTTTCAAACATGGGCAAGTGTGGAGTTTTTCAGTTTTACCATTTTTATTCTCACCCTTAAATTTTCCAGCAGAGCCAGTAATGAATgaagataaaagaaaaaaaagtcaaggtttttatttttatttttcttcaaaaaattccACTTCAATTGAGAGTGAGAATATTCATGGAAATCTTCCCTTTTTGACTAAACTATTTTAGCAAAAAAACCCCTTTTATTATTTTCACTATGTTGATTTGAACAGGtgtaatatttaaatggttaaatttttATGTATAGTTAATTTGGTCTTGATGAGTCTTGAATCTACAATATATAAAAATCATTATTTATATACACTTATACATATAAACcatatttttatgtagttttatttttcaagcATGGGAAAATGTGGAATTCTTCTTCAGCTTTACAATTTCTTCTACATTTTCATTCTCATCATTCTTATTAGCTTTTTCTGCAAAGCCAATAATGAAGATAAAAAggtaagatttttatttatttatttattttttacaaaaatctaTTTAAATTGAGTGAGAATTTATATGATACAGATTTATATTGTGTACATGGGAGCACTTCAAGATAAATTATACTCACCAGTCTCACATCACTATAACATTTTACAAagtgttattaataataaaaggtAGTATTTTTCATAGCTATATTTCATCGTGTAATTTTTTCAtggtacattttttttataacttgaTTTTTTTAGCAGTAGTTCTGTTGAAGATTCCTTAGTTAGAAGCTACACAAGGAGTTTCAATGGATTCGCAGCAAAACTAACCGAAGAACAAAGATTGAAGATCGAAAGTAAGTACtcaaaacaaaaattatgtaaatttttgccccattaattttaatatgtagCAAATCATACCTCTAAAACTGTTAAAAATTCCTTTTCAACTATTAATATTGTtggatttaataattttttttttttaaattttagtaagaaaaatctaacatggatgaaagtttaggAAGATTGAattgatacatgtcaaaatttgaaGGGTAATCAAAGTCTAAGGAATATAATTTAGTAGATGACCAATCATAGAACTAGTAaaattaaatccaacaatctcaatagttcaggcaTAATTTTTAacgattaattttttttaaaaaaaaaacataatttaatacatatcaaaattcaacaacaaaaatactaattagcctaaacaAAAAGAAGATAATTAATAAGACAATGAAGTGTCAAAATTAATTAAGCATGGTTTTTGGCAGGTATGAAGGAAGTAATCTCTGTTTTCCCAGATAAATTACTTTATAAACAAACAACAATGTCTTGGGATTTCATGGGATTTGACAAGAAAGTTAGAAGAAATCCAAGTGTGGAGAGTGACACTATAATTGGTGTTATTGACTCTGGAATTTGGCCTGAGTCTCAGAGTTTTAGTGATGAAGGTTTTGGTCCACCTCCCAACAAATGGAAAGGTGCTTGCAATGGTGGTCAAAATTTCACTTGCAACaagtaattttcttttttctttttttcaattcaatGCCATTTAATAAcatataatcatataatttgtCTTTAtttcttcataattttttaataggGTTGGACATTTCAtaccatttaatatttttttttcaagttagatttggaaATTATCATACTTTGCAATGCAATTAGGCTTACAAAGCTAAtttaattagattggatcggtttgaattgaattttaatttgataTCCAAAGTTTTAATATTAACGTAAGAATttacata from Cannabis sativa cultivar Pink pepper isolate KNU-18-1 chromosome 4, ASM2916894v1, whole genome shotgun sequence carries:
- the LOC115712558 gene encoding uncharacterized protein LOC115712558 codes for the protein MSYRGSDDLPRKFGRGGDRRGRDLPYRNGRQSESEESDEELKGLNYEEYRRLKRQKMRKMLKKCIWNVTPSPPRNENEDSEFEEKAEEISDKHPGEMSDSGEKERPKSDSERKSESESDDSRLKKKRKSLGKRRKSRRSSYSSSDSESESESDEEEGDRRRRKSRSKRSRKRKSSRRSSKRKRSRRKSRRSSNSDESESDDSGSEASSFSDDHTKLKKGKKSSKSSRSKRIKKKRSSDTESGSSHHSEENLDSEIDANSKPKVEELEEETDMEALKFKELIEAQKKPAALDNEPMVGPAPLPRAEGHISYGGALRPGEGDAIAQYVQQGKRIPRRGEVGLSAEEISKFEDLGYVMSGSRHQRMNAIRIRKENQVYSAEDKRALAMFNYEEKAKREHKVMADLQRLVQRHIGQDVGPTHDPFGLKPSEASDD